cataaagacagagagaaggtggaagaatgtttgtaaGGAGGCAGtaataaggaggcagtaattctttatgggcccccatcattgtcatctctgtgtgaagagtttcttcattatctcatctcttgcttgagctagtaaaaaaaaaaaaaaaaaacccacatataTAGGCTCTATTtcaactacaaaactacatttaccatactattaaaatgttaatacagcacttctaatcaatataacataatacatatagtattcaatttaatatttgcgaaaagccaatcataaaatatgcatttttcacattaattaaagaaaattaataaattgtccaaatataaatttagagaataacaacgaaaagccactatcaaaaaaaggtcagtgccgagcccgggattggcgcaggtgagacacaggtttgaccactgcagcatagggtcccctatgttcaccccgactgttctgtccaagtgatttatagatggtttttcttgcctgaggcaaagtcgctttcttcttttctgggctgcacctattcatgtggagttccttcactgtggcaagttgaacagaacccgtccgatcgatcgtgctcctggagttcggtattcagatgtatctccctgatggttctggttatctcactctcaactACTTATAGCGTGTTTCTCCTTGGGCGTTCCAAACATGTACCTGTCACTTAGGGCGTGtaagtggtgccattgtgttcagctggataagatatacagaagtttattacatacaacaacttgcagagtaaaatctcAGACACTTTGTTATATATGGGATTTgacgcagaaaaagggaattagagaaagggaattagcccataaaatgagaaaaagacaagAATGGAGATGCatgagggaaagagaatgaagagagaaacaaaaagtttagcatatagaatagcatggtaggttagtgaacaaattttggaatagcaacagcaaaccgttttaccagctcaaatgtgcagctaccaataaaacaaaagcagccagcaaagcagttcagtaatgtttttctttctaaatgtccagagggattcagcaaatcggtacaaacattctgaaataccttggctaatgctggagaataggaggggaacagaagccccgtgttttaaaaattctgcactgagacattgagcagtcactgtggtggtgagatggtttctccttgaagctgatgagggacaaagcaaacctccagccagccaccctgctgagagcttggcagtaaagagcctgcagccaagtaggtgcttttcatcagaagtattcaaaatagtgtgccaatatccaaacctgaccactgattggtttgacccaacttcctgaaaaaattcatttccatgtcaaaccacgacaaatatgtaaaatgtaacataagatacttgaaaaatgatgaatgccaaagGATCTGAGTATTCGATCTTTCCTCACagagaatcctttttgctaacatctaaatgccaggagctgcagtgtagcaccagggagacaaaggaacccaccagtgctgaaaagcacccatctccgagccggccacgtccattcgtttgcaaattaggtccttttctccctgctgccagcttcgggtttgaaatactgtgaagcaaccttcccgtccttggtggggtgcttaaaaaaacttacagaatatttcttaccaatataacatatttcatacatctatttctcacaagcacgaattatctaaaatatacataacaattccatgagtctatctgctgcattcagccaggtccatgttagcagcattcatttgctcacaaagtctcctcaggcccagctcttgaggcctgaggcttcagctccttcagctcctggtgctcagctgctcgtgctgaaccagACGACTCggagagaagaacacagtccatccaattccttctgggacacggagaggggaggctgtggaaacaggagcagtgtttggtgtggacTCCTCTCTGCCCAGCACGCCTTccagcgctttgaaccagccaagagctttctccaagagtgcaatggagcagctgttcctgctgctgggtctggctctctccagtctctgaccttgcctgcttttgtccctcttgctgtgccctctgctcccccagggctcggtggctgctgcccaggactgtgacactggcacagatccaggggtcgagaccctcctttctctgcccttggagctgccttttccatctggaagctccccatggacagggagtccccagctccgttccttgcacaagctccaggagcccagggctgccatctcaagtccctgctggccctgggggctcccaggtgggcacaagtggggcagcagagccagcagggagcctgcaagtctcttccagccctgtctgctcagagtttgggccttggagcctcaggtggccaaaggcagctgctgctggtccccctgtgtgcccccgtgtttagcagtgctgctccatccgtctgtgcccagcaacggggaaaagcctcagccctgcagggccaggagctgccgggctctgcctgagcagctcagccagagggaagggagctgctccccacgggaaccaggagccaagggctggagcaccttgttctggggcagagcccaaatgctgtgagggagtaacagagttattcgCGTGCACgggtgtgtcagctctgcaggtgctgtgcctgcaaacacatgtttcgagatgtgcaaaagaattctgcaactcttggctggaccaggatgtcagcagtgctgaactccagcttagtccaaagcaaacacttgacacctctgctcatatctgctagattttttacctcagggtatccagagaaaattaaacggaggagtaaatattttcattgtttatcagaaatgtatctcattttgctgaacatttctttttcaggacGTGTTAtctgcttaaaaagaaaaagaaaaaagaaaaaaaaaccgagaaaaatatgaaagagaaaaaaaaagaaacaaatgtgtagtgaaaaTCTTTTGTAatttggattaagaggtaactgatctatttaaaaggagaactcatttactttgtgcatgttctgatggcctggatccatcttacggactgacctcagaatcttttttttttgaagactttgggttttgttccctatattaagattttttttttaattggagttgaagcaataggaagatgagagatggattgtgcatgactgtgtcttgagaacaaaaacattgcagtttgaaacttggacctaaagtaattaaaatgaaacttagaaatcccagtgcattgtgtgacagcagcttttcctataggatgtgcagcatcacaaagacttcatcagtggggttgggagtgcttggagctttgtcctgtgccactctgggatgtcatgaaccaggacttcacctgccaccagcccaggtcaccctctgccaccgcagctccttgggccttgtgtccccaaagaagacacaaagtgtttctgctgctccccctttgcacaaatcCACAGAgcgctgggatttttccaagcctcgtgtctccattgggccatattcccaaagaaccagcagcacatcctgatgaatacggcgagttacgtggatggttgtcagctccacttcctgcctagaaatcctgaaattgcttctaaatgctgctccttcagctcctggacaccttctcacacagagctgggaaaaaaaatcccctggccaccagctaaaaggtgagttatgcccaagttagagctctgtgggaaatctctctccctccctgacgtttgaatgtatctgtacatgggggtgtgcatggatgtgtcttgtatacaaaggaaggagcgtgcaagcaacaggactgacacattcagtgtccatgctattccatacccatgggtacagagacattatggaaaccctggcacagacagggccttctgtccatgggtacagagacatccaagagcccctggcacacacagagccttctgtccatgggtacagagacatccaagagcccctggcacacacagagcctcctgtccatgggtacagagacatccaagagcccctggcacacacagagcctcctgtccatgggtacagagacatccaagagcccctggcacacacagagccttctgtccatgggtacagagacatccaagagcccctggcacacacagagccttctgtccatgggtacagagacatccaagagcccctggcacacacagagccttctgtccatggatacagagacatccaagagcccctggcacacacaggcctggcagcacaggttgattTCCCCACAGGATGCAGGAGATtagaacacaacatttgccaacactgactgcaagccacagctccgggtgctccccatgaacctcagctctgggaccactcTCTGCCCCAAGCTCCAGGGACTGCAGTGGGATCCCGgccgggctctgccctggggccatcctgcagggacagctgcaaactgggagcattcccttgccacaaacagccaagccagagctgcagggcagctgctccagcccggagtgcactgctgagtgctgtgctctggggctggggctccccgcacaggggactggactggtgtgccacaggagacagagaagctgcagcttcagcataactgaggggggtgtgtgggctgggaagagtggggaggctcaaggggattcacagagctcatcctgctgcaaggacgaggaaaagggagtgggaactcagcagtgaggagagctgagggctggagagcagctctgaatgacactaaaatcccactgcacctctgagacattgctgctcctcagccagtgacaggatgagtccctaagcctggggctcagccttcctcgtggtgaggggcaccaaggaaggcaacagtgtgatggggactgccatgggctgggaactcactgggggaaaagagggagcagttgggaagtacaaggcaggtgggagagagaactgttcagagaagggctgagatacagcttgagcaagctgcaaaatgtcatttggggtcatcccagattgaattcatttcagaagctattgaacaagtttattttttgggtggtggcatgttttccctgggaggtgtacactctgcaaccttgagctgtgttgctgaaatgctccagcaggtctgtgctgcaggtcaccccatttcttctttggctgattgcggcccggtgctgagctccagcagagccctggcagagcccagagcagcctcagcacccgcagagcccggctgcaaggagagaaaccagaaagcgcccgtcagctgaaggctcctgtccccttgtcccagccgcccgcagtgcccaggccatgctggccgtgcccagagctgtgcccagagctgcccatccctgctgcctgtgggagcagagcaggagggcaggacatgcacccagcctgcagccggccacggcacatccagccctcagcagctgctcagagAAGGATGCTCccgtgctcgctgccatctccccaaagctctgatcccaccatgccaagcagaccggACCGACCTCACGCCATCctccgctggaagaaaagctggtcccaaacgatgtcctcatccttctccaagggcacggcccatccacgccacagctgctcccaagcatttccccatccaaactggaccccacctggaacgcttcctctagaaaaacacacaacaaattattgaaaatagattacagacaaaaaggggaacaagaaaaaaggtcaaaaatcttatctctgtcaggggattaaggaaggcccaacccctgcatgcccgggaaaaacccacccacaggtgagggaagcccaggcttgctcccttccccctgcactgccctccaaaataacggtgatcccaaagcaaacaggggcagtggagcagcccaagcccttccttgcctgcaaagcaaagcagcccctgcacaggttctggagtcccacctctgctcccaccatgggggtttctttgtgtcgggctggctgccccagccccagcccagggcacggtgggtgctggggctgttggcagggccaggagcccactcccatttcatcagcaccccagcccatccccctagccctgccaaaagcagcctggcagccgactgaaggatcagctgcatcctccccagcaaagggggaagctttggttcccggccaggctgtgcaatgcccaaatctgggagcatccccctgcgtgtggactcacctgcaaattccctgtggagcctggctttggagaaggcgccagaatcaaagtccatcatcttcagctgccggtgaccaggtggaggaagaggttgtcatttttgatgtcgtcctcactgtccccagcagcagcagccccacctggtacagcttctccagggccgcctcctccttccctgaggtgagcccaggctgtcaaggttctgcccagggccccagctgtcagggaaccaggacaagcaaaaccagctcagatggtggccaccagtgctgggcagagcagctcagctccagcacaagggctgcgtgttcccatctgatgacccctgggcagtgacacaggcaggacaaaaccagtctggttggctttgccactgattgccaggacaagtgtggagctgttacctgccaggcccctggatccaactgtgcacgtggatctctcccatcttctagggcagaagaccaccctgcacccatggatcacggaaaagctcttctaaggatggcctgtccaagggctgcatggacaaacacctcttaatgagatcctggcactctggggaaacaaaccagaaatcaccagggggttggagaagttgcccccctgttcccatgcccaggccatgctgggtgtgcccagagctgggcctaaacttccccatggattctgtgtttggaggagagcaggagagcaggacatgtgccacctcctcagcagctgccagagcaggatgctcatgagctgctgctgtctcccagcactggtattgcccccgtggccagagatgaggacccaccttgagagagccgtcgtgggaacaagatccgcccccagatgatctcctggcccctcctgaacgggtgcttccccatgaccaggtggtacagcaggaggcccagggaccagatcgtcgctgcctcgccATGGTAGTGTTGGTgctggatccactctggtgggctgtaggacagggttcctgtggaacacagacagagttcatcagggggactctgctgctcccagagcctggccccagcaccccatggcatgtgggggctgccccagtggcacacagggtgactgctgccctctcaccagcacctgggacttgtggacagacttggggctggaaaagaagccactggtgttggaagagggcggcagaaatcctgggaagacccaaccatgacacacaaaagcaaaactcatccagtggtggagaaatcctgctctactccccgcctgcacggccccccaaaaatgttaaccagtcaatgcaaacaatgggagcagagcaggccaagcccttctcgcctgcacaccaaaccatccagggcacagggtcagaccccccctctctgctacccccactggggtttttgtcaggctggctgccccagctccagccttagcccaggccacagtgggtgctgaaggctgtcggcagggctggagctggcccccctcacacccccacccaaatcagcttggctccagcattaatcccatcctggctgcaatagggggagccctggggctgcaccccggctgggccatgagatgcccaggagcatcccctggcagggctcacctgcaaactgggtgtaggctgtgtcttggaggaaggcgccacagccaaagtcaatcagtttcagctgcccggtggccaggtcgagcaggatgttctcaggcttgatgtccctgtgcaggaccccgcagctggtgcagtgccgcacggcctccagcacctggcggaacagcccccgcgcctcctcctccggcaggaacctccgctccgccaggaaacccgacagctcctggcaccgctccggacgctccagcaccagcacgacgctgtcagggagctcaagccactccaggagctgaatgacaccagtgcagccagaggacaccttgtccagcagcacgacctccaggggtgcgctggtgccgtcgggctgcgggaggagcgcgatgccgtcagtggggctgaggccgtgccagggctggggaacccctcagccagcccgggatgctctgcatgccccgctcagcccatgcccgctctccctgcagggctcccggcggctcccaccctgccgggccccggctcctcgccagccggcacggcccggcttctgccgctggtaccgctcactcaccagctcgccccagtgccggacgcggttccgtggcaccctttttatggccacctgcaagcaagggagagcagtgggttgagcgcgccgcccgccccgccgggccccatcctcctcctcctccgccccctccacctcctcctcctcctcctgctaatcctcctcctcctccgcccccttctgcgcccgccgccggccccgccgctcaccggggcgccgtccgagacccgcgtggctgcgaagacgctgccgaagccgccgctgcccagcagcgaacccagccggtaccgctcctgcagggcctcctcctgcgccttccctgcgggcgggacgcggctgtcagcgctcggcccggggccaggagcggcccccgagcgctccccgagcgccctgggccggccctccccaggcgttctgtccctggaacgggacagcggcggctcggggccgacggccgcgctgccgagcggcggagctcgggccggggaagccgcagcgggggcggcgggagcggccacgccgcgtgtgtcctccgcggggcccgggaggagccggggccggggccaggaCTGGAGCCCAcatcggggccggggccgggctcgggccaggcggagccagagggcggcggtgccgccccagccccaggcaccgatgcccgcccagcagcgccaccgccagcacggccagagccgggcggagacgagaccccggcgggacggccggggacggggacggggatgaggacggggcagccccgccgggggccgggggcgggctggggacatggcccggcagggggagagggagactgggagaggaggggacaccgggaaagggagagcgggagagggagaggagatgcaaGAGGTACTCAATAGAGTATGTGCTTtagctgccgctgctgctgccgctgctgccgctgcaactgaagctccggggccgtttgtccccgtgtccgtttttccgttgcctgctcccccccgcgcccagccccccgctccccgggggcagcccctgagcctgtccaaacacgggaactttgccctgttcagcccagacccagagtctggactcctacacaggggaacaggaatccccttggtcgctgccatgcattgtccccgctgaggatcaaaccctatcggggcacattccctgagtgcagaatttgtacctgacccaagcactgcacttacctctccagcaatgattaaaaaaaaaaaaaaaatggggaaggcaaactgtgtgtagctcatggtattttactgggtctaaaattcgccaagtcatggatcttagagatgagatctatttggattaaggggatggagcagtagtgcaagatggaaaagaggagcataaaaataaacagagaaaaacatcttcagttgtttctttccattttcatttcatttcttaaaagctgtttcagttttcccagaatcttctccacactcctgtttgctctttccaagaacctttcctggagaacgaggtgcagcttctgtcacaagatgtgccaccaactgcagcttctctaggctttccacaccttgtgtgcagctcaactcttgcagcacagcaggacaaatgtttgaagaacttgacagcttgttctttcttttccttgtgggctgggcagttgtgccattggtaaggttttcattgttactgttctgccctaagaaaccatgacgggctaccaggaattgtcagggaatgcaagcctgactgaatgcagagaaagaatctgcagagcctgcatccagaaatggagagctgtgtgaaaatcattgcaacatccccatgggcatcttgaaagtgatctagaagatgaaaatgctctgacagagggcatttgtttctgagtttaGTGtggaggattccacatctagtgcatgggttcataaatcaagagttcaatcagttcatggaaagcaccagaacaagctggacctctcagccttaaacacttcagttgttcagggacccaaaaatgttccatagaaagagcattagaaggagaggaaagagacagagagacagaaagacagaagctccacagaaagacacacatgtggctcccagctctaggggttccagtgtgggtgagacacaaaccccaggagaaggcagagtccatagcaggggctgaccttgtgctccttggttttaagcccctgggccttcgtgggcctccccccagctgggacttgtgattgctcgggcgttcagagccgggttagcgctgtcccagctgtgggactgattgacagctcaacccaaggtgtctcgggacactgatctcatccagcctctgacagtgaccatggtgacactggggaacctcatggaaccgtgggtcagtgtgacaatgcagttccaaggacaccatggtgatatccaggtttgctcagcaccagagacacctttgccttgtttgtccccagctgtcatcactgcctccagtgttctgctctaactggaacccggggacactttcacatgagttgtgtccctcagtgggacccattaaaagttaaagaaagtctggactttgaatctgactttgagttcttgagaagttctttgagcacactctgaggtctgggtccgatgcaaagagcaccaaagccccagagggtcattaacgtcctggtgctgtgtctgtgctgctgagctgggccaggctcctggcccagaggaagctcctggcaagggcagcgctgcagagagacagctgtggccaggagcagctcctgtgcacagcccagcagggctggggcactgccagggcatcgcagggacacgagcagggcgcagacagagctcacaggggctcagcactggcaggggctgtggggtgtcccagagggggctgtgtcacagcagcgcctctgtggctgtgtcacggaggcacagagcagctgtgatgtcagagaggggctgtgtgacagcacagcgtgggttgtgtgaggtcacagattgggctatgacatcacagagcgtgttgtgtgaggtcatcaagcagctatggcatgatagaggggacagtgtgacatcagagagcaggctgtgacatcatggcatggctgtatgacatcatagagcaggcagtgaggtcaaagtgtgtgctgtgacatcacagagtggcagtatgacatcacagggagggttttgtgacatcactgaggggcttgtgacatcacacagcagggtgtgacatcatagtgtgaggccatagggcagactctgccgtcatgtagagagtggctctgggacatcagagtgtgggttgtgacatcaccgagttggctgtgtgacatcatagagcaggctatgacatcatggaacagactgtgatgtcacaggatgactttgtgatgtcatagtacagggtgaatttctgacatcacagaatcttctgtaacagcacagctttgtgacatcacagagtgacatcgcagagttgggcctatgacatcacaagggagctatgtggcatccaagggtgggttgtgacaccacaggggctgtgtgacatcacaggggctgtgtgaggtcactggggaggtgactctgccccagccccccctcccagttcccccagagaagtccaacgctgctcgtgcacagcggggtcccctgtccccccgggtccccccacccccggcaccgcagcctcccccagaggatgttccacaaAATCGACCCccgagcctgacacagggccatggggggcgggacagggaacagggaccccccggcagcgtccccgtgtcccccagggccagagcctggcccagggctccttcaccctgttgccaacgagggcttgagtgcgctgaaaaaatccccagcaagggagcagcaaaaaccagatttaatattgagcaacagcaccacaaagttccttggcaagagtcactctgctcctgactggacacttcaggcacaaaaaaggaaacaatgcaacaacaaaaccgaataaattccaggcaattaaatcagaaataaaccgagaactggggctttcattcctatggaaaagaactgtccttcttcctgcaggtgcccatggccacagctgggatttcacctccaacactgcctgttgtgacagactggaggagattgtgggctggaaacattttgtgtgtgggggaggaaggggcaggtccagccctgccctgccctggaaccccaatccccccagggcctctatcccagcccagcagtgtctgccagtccctggcacagcacaggcaatggtccacagccacctctggagcccccagcccagctcctgagtgaccaaatgaccccaagtcccacctgggggaagggcccaggaagaccaaggggtatttaaggctgagcacaaggcgagcacacatcttgaccctacctcctcttggaatttctatctaaACAGTGCTGTAACCCAGGAGatggtagctctgtgtgtgcttctctaaatctttttcatcattctctatttctgtctctcgttcttttatttctgacctcttgaaaattttgagcaacttaaaactcagatggcttagagtttgtgaagttgaatggaccaatatacagctttgagaagtgttttgtgttcattgaatgtcttattaaaccttttgccaaagtttcagctccttagctccaactcccacctgctttccttggagaaggagctgccccaaacacagagggatgttcttttcttgtcagccagcaaagccaagggaagacacagctccatcaaatgcaaaagtcattcctctgctggatattaaatccactttgcacagcagacagtctcagagcaatgcaaaacaccttctgtgcccagcacaggtcccaaggtccccccaaaccctccctgccccaattctgcccagatttg
This is a stretch of genomic DNA from Anomalospiza imberbis isolate Cuckoo-Finch-1a 21T00152 unplaced genomic scaffold, ASM3175350v1 scaffold_55, whole genome shotgun sequence. It encodes these proteins:
- the LOC137467256 gene encoding serine/threonine-protein kinase pim-1-like, yielding KAQEEALQERYRLGSLLGSGGFGSVFAATRVSDGAPVAIKRVPRNRVRHWGELPDGTSAPLEVVLLDKVSSGCTGVIQLLEWLELPDSVVLVLERPERCQELSGFLAERRFLPEEEARGLFRQVLEAVRHCTSCGVLHRDIKPENILLDLATGQLKLIDFGCGAFLQDTAYTQFAGTLSYSPPEWIQHQHYHGEAATIWSLGLLLYHLVMGKHPFRRGQEIIWGRILFPRRLSQECQDLIKRCLSMQPLDRPSLEELFRDPWVQGGLLP